In Marinimicrobium koreense, the following are encoded in one genomic region:
- a CDS encoding retropepsin-like aspartic protease — MSTQPPFRPLLLASLLLATGLAGGWWLRGALAPVPVEATSLAEPSKSASGSPLVKPLSSPPVRDSSVTSPSLNTLEAATLPDDPASANEAPPQPADWAEEMHALLDQQAFNAAMGLYQEAERQDSALAGRLRELVLEYLDGYLRAGDDYALTALADAFLSVHYDDIDVLLLLARHQLQSDYWAEAARTFQLTFAYSATQPGQRSRVSQAFEQFVRQVDDQLVGAQRWQSLLGFYETLEQLDLGGAEQRLRLGELHLHHGDTTYGRNLLEALASHATLGARATALLNHTTPPPVAERRPPPPVGSIELDTIGSHYLLLLGLDNREEVRLVIDTGASLTTLTQRSFDRISASVRFTELGPQMFNTASGTTRGMVYRVDSVQIGDHRLRDVPVAVLDFNTPDNVDGLLGMNVLSQFRFEVDQDDEVLLLQPRQ, encoded by the coding sequence ATGAGCACTCAGCCTCCATTTCGACCGCTGCTGCTGGCGAGCCTACTTCTGGCCACCGGGCTGGCGGGCGGTTGGTGGCTGCGCGGAGCACTGGCGCCCGTTCCGGTCGAGGCGACCAGCCTTGCAGAACCGAGCAAGTCCGCATCGGGTTCGCCCCTCGTCAAGCCACTCTCATCACCGCCAGTGCGAGACTCATCCGTTACCTCGCCCTCCCTCAATACGCTTGAGGCGGCGACACTTCCGGACGATCCAGCTTCTGCCAACGAAGCGCCTCCCCAGCCCGCCGACTGGGCTGAGGAGATGCACGCACTTCTGGACCAGCAGGCGTTCAATGCCGCCATGGGGCTCTACCAGGAGGCGGAGCGACAGGATTCGGCCCTGGCGGGCCGACTGCGGGAGTTGGTGCTGGAGTATCTGGACGGCTATCTGCGCGCGGGCGATGACTACGCGCTGACCGCGTTGGCCGACGCCTTTTTGTCGGTGCACTACGATGATATTGACGTGTTGCTTCTGCTCGCCCGCCACCAACTCCAGTCCGACTACTGGGCCGAAGCGGCGCGCACCTTTCAGCTCACCTTCGCCTATAGCGCCACCCAGCCCGGACAACGCAGCCGCGTGAGTCAGGCGTTTGAACAATTTGTCCGGCAGGTGGACGATCAACTGGTGGGCGCGCAGCGTTGGCAGAGCCTGCTGGGCTTTTACGAGACCCTGGAACAGCTGGACCTGGGGGGTGCCGAGCAGCGCCTGCGTCTGGGCGAGCTGCACCTGCACCACGGCGACACCACCTATGGCCGCAACCTGCTGGAAGCGCTAGCCTCCCACGCCACCTTGGGCGCCCGCGCCACGGCCCTGCTCAACCACACCACCCCGCCCCCGGTGGCCGAGCGGCGCCCGCCCCCACCGGTGGGGAGCATTGAACTGGACACCATCGGCAGCCACTACCTGCTATTACTCGGGCTGGATAATCGGGAAGAGGTGCGACTGGTGATCGATACTGGCGCCAGCCTAACGACATTGACCCAACGCAGTTTTGATCGAATCAGCGCTTCGGTACGTTTTACCGAGTTAGGTCCGCAGATGTTCAATACCGCCAGCGGCACCACCCGGGGGATGGTGTATCGGGTGGACAGTGTCCAGATTGGTGATCATCGATTGAGGGATGTGCCGGTGGCGGTGTTGGACTTCAATACGCCCGATAATGTGGACGGGTTGCTTGGCATGAATGTGTTGAGCCAGTTTCGGTTTGAGGTGGATCAGGACGACGA